Part of the Diprion similis isolate iyDipSimi1 chromosome 4, iyDipSimi1.1, whole genome shotgun sequence genome is shown below.
AGCTCTTATCAGGTGCGATTAGGGACGTTTGGTTTAGGTTTTCCGAGATGATATTTACTATTGGCTTAATTATTCACTCGCGACGGTTCAGTTGTACCATCGAAACTAGAGCAAGGACCGTGTACtgaataatgtatgtataaaaagttGTTCAAGAGACGTTTCAAcaagaaattcgatattaagTACATCGAGTATGGAATTAAAATTGACATACTGCGGATCACGCGtcatgatttttcagaaaattactccgagaaacgaaaatacgagaagttgtacatttttcacctcattgttaaaaatataattgttcggttcgactttcaattttttagtatCGCactaatattgatttttaaaaaaaaacagtaatagTAAGTTTAACATTGACAGAAAAATCCGTTCCAGTGAATTGGGTAAATAAATGGTTTTCTCAGGATAATAAACCAGCGTAGGATGAAATcgaaagaatattttaaattttttaactactttaaagtgatttgaaattaaaaaaaaaacaatttcgcaACGATTACTTGTAATTCTATCATTTTTTTGCCTCAAATTGTTCGAAAAAGCATCGTATCTCGTGAAGATATAATAATCTCGTTCtcaaattaacgaaaaaaagttgattttcgACTCACTATAGGCCCTCAACGTTTTATTGCCACGTAAAGTTTTCATGGCTTTGTGAATACTTTAAGCCATGAGCCGATACACTCTTATCACTGCGGTAACTTCTGAAGCATAAAAATCCGCTTTACTTTTTATCGCAGGGATTCTCAAGTTTTAGCATTTTCTTTCATAACAGCTacatcgtttgaaaaatcgcaCCACATCGCTCTTTATACAAGTAAAGCGTCATAGAGCAGTGCTTTAATCAAGCATGAATAATCTGTCGGCTCAAGTTGCAGCGTGGCCGCGTTActtttatacttattatatTGGAAATACGATATCTCGTTAAGTCCATTCGATCGTAGCTGAAAAAGAATTACTCAAAATTCTGTAATTGAAGGAAGCAGCCTAAGCTGGCTTCGCTTTTtcgcgtgaaaaaatttcgtttattaCTGCAATATCAATATCGGGTAACGTGCTTTCGACAAAAGCATTTTCCGCCTATTGTCCTTTCAATGGttgaactttttcaaaaatctttcagTAGTTCCGTTATAGCTATTGTTTCTCGAAATTGCCTTCTCCCGGAAAATCTCCATCGATAAAGTTTCGTCGAATTCAATACTGCGCACGGAAAATTTGGCAAATATTTCGTCcttgagatttttcaaaaccgaTGATgtactgaatattttttacttgaaatagATGTAGTTTTCTAACATTATCGTTCTAATTCTGTGTCACTTGAAGATTCCTTTCGTACTATTCTATAGCTGGCAGCGCGCTATATATAGCTTTTGAATTTCACTAAAAGATGGCGACACTTTTTAAGCAAGAGTCCTTCGCCTGCGGGGAAACCCGAATCGCGGGTTCGTCGGTAAATAAGCATGTCGAAGGGTAACGCAACTGGTGACGAAGTGTGTACTAATTTTGTCGCAAAACAGCTAGAACCAGTTTTCAATAACAGTTCAATTGGACTCGTCAGTCAACGGACTTATCACTTCTCAAAAGTTGGTAGCGAAAAACGGTGCCTCTATCAAGGGCATGCCGTGGCATGtcgaaattcaattaaaaaaaatgaattacctCTACGAAAtatgatatttcaaatttcgattatAATAGATCAAACATTTCAGGatttatattacataaatacatCTTATATTgtagcacaaaaaaaaattccaccgtAATAAAACATTCGCATTATATTAAGAGTTGAACTCCATCGTAGGTCAACGTTCGctaattttgaattcaaatttgagaCTAAGGAAATTAGAAAGGCCTCGGAAATTATTGTCTGCGGGGATTCGGCTAAAGACATTTGGTATCATTTGATAAatgtaaaatgtataattcATTCCTCATTATTGCCAATGgcagttatttttcaacatgtaGTCCGTCAAAGTAATTCCGCGAAAAGAAATtcgatgtataaataaattaaaatctcGAATCATCGATTTTAATGCGAACTTGATATCACTTTCCTGGTTTTGATTGAAAGAATATGGAAAAAGCCATTCTTGGATGTCTCtgaattttctaatatttttactaATTGTGAATTTAGGGAAGTAAAATTTggttaaataaatttagaggtattatttttcaaaaccattaCAATATTGAATAGATAACCGATAAGGAATTTCCAGCCATTATTCGGCGAGTTCAAAGAACGAGCCggtaagttaccgattgattatgtGTTGTGACCGTTGTGACTGTGCGGGTAATACGGGAATGACTACGTTAGTCAAGAGTGTGACATCTAACATCGTTGTCATCAGTCATCATGAGCTGTGTATtgagatttatcgaaaatagCCAGATATACAGAATATTCTAGCATTAAAGTGATAACAAGTTCGGTGAAGGGAAATGCCCTTGGACTCACGATGGACtggtgtaaaataaatatcgaaaGTGACAGAGGTTTGATTTAAATCGTGTTCAGTGGCGACGGATTGGAGATACTATTGTGAAAAGATGTTTAAACTGCTACCAGCTGACGATTCTGACACATCTGACAGTTGAAAATTGCGTAATTTCGTACGGATATAACGGATTCGCCACACTTCATATGACCGTCTTCACGTGATCTTCGCATATTATCATCACGCAACTGCGTATATGATGGCGTATCCCGATGCCTTATTCAATCGAAAACAGTACATCGGCCCAGAGTCCCTCGCGGATCTATGTTTCAGATTGATTTGCAACAACTTGGACATCATTTCGTCCAAGGATGAACGTGGCTACCGAACCCTTAGGAAGGGCATCTCACTTCCCAGCGAGATTTGCGACAAGATCATTGAATTCGCCCACAGAAACGGGACCGGAGATATTGACGAttactttttatcaatatttaggGACACGGCGACTAGGCTCAAGCGAGTCAAGATTGTGAACTGCAGCCTGTCGGACGAATCTGTCTTGACGATAACCAAACACAAGCTAACAGAACTGGAATTAAGCGAATGTAAAAACCTTACCGAGCTTTCTATAGAGCACATTAATGCTAATTCGGACAATTTAACAAGCTTGGCTTTTCGTGGAGATTCTATAATCGTTCCTTCTCAGCTCAAATCTGGTAATAATTCAACAGACAGAAGCGTTGGTCTCGTTCTTTAATGATTGCAGTAACATAtgtttcttattatttcagaaaatgaTTCTGGGCTCAATTATCGCAAGCGAGGGTATGTCTTTCACGCTCCGAACTTGAAGAGACTGGCTCTCTGGAATGCCGACATAGCTGCCTACAAATACGAACTTCTATTGGCAGGATTAACCAACTTGACGCATTTGGATTTATCGAATGCTTCCCACATAGGACATGTTTTCTATCCTAATTTGGTACCAAACTTGGTTTCCCTTTCGCTCTACAATGTCAAAATGAACTCGCATCCTGAAGCATTCGTCACAAATATTagctatttgaaaaatttaaggtAGTTTAACGCAGTCACAAAATTCCAGTAGAACAAAATGAATTGATCGACCCCACTCTTCTAAGATTTTCACTGaatcatgtaataaaaaaactaatttacCATTGGAATGAATTATCATTAATGTAGTAATGTCCAAAATCTGTGAAAAACTCATTGagcaattcatttttgtttactAGGATGCacgagaaaatgatttttgtaaCACAACTTGTAACGAATCTAATCTGAAATCTATTTTAGAATCCGTTTttagtaaattttattattccaaACGTTAATTTCTATTCATGAAAcatttaattaacaaaaagtagttaaacaaaatttgagCCACTCTGCttcaatttgaataaatcttCACATGTTTACCGCTGTaagaaatgtaataaaaatattgatgtcTTTTAAAGGGAGTTGGACATTTCTCAATCGCACAGTAAACACGGGGAATTTAAAAACCCTAATAAAATCTTGGGTGACCTTGTCTGCGGCTTGCCAAAGCTTGTGTCATTGGATATTGGTGGAACCAATCTAGCAGGAAGAGGGGTCGCAGAGAGGCCAGATAAGTCGATAGAATATTGCAGCACGCTATGCGACATTCCTGGCCTCTCCTTCAGAGTCCATACACCTCTTCAGTTCTTAGGTCTCTACGGAACTGCGCACGGCGCCTGCAGAAGGCATGATATTCCTGCCCGAGTGGTACGATCATACCTCAAGCATAAAATCAAACATTTATTCAAGTGGCAACAATTCAGGAAATCTTTTCTGTAATGAGaattgataattaaataattgaatttgcaGATAGCAGGAGAAGGCAATGAGGAGCAAATATTAGTTGCCGCTAGAGTTTGCATGGACAACAAACGGGATCTCTTGCGGAAAGTCTTGAATGACCTGTACCATATTTTTAGGTATGAAAATTGTGAGCGGATGGATCAAGCCTTACAAACTGTTCTTGAAGCTATGGAAAAACACCCTACTGAAAAACATATACAGATATCTGGCAGGTGGGTATATTTATTGCCATTTTTCCAACAAACTTGTAAAACTACTGctgaatgacaaaaaaaaaatatatttttcagtgCCACGTTATTTTACATAGTGAAAATACAAGAAGAAAATGGATTGCCCGTTGAAATGAAACGCAGAATAATTGGAACCCTACTCGCAGGGATGAGTGCCCACCGAGACGAAGAGACTATGATGCGAAATGGCTGCTTAGCTTTGTGCCAGTTTCGTATTCCACATGATGTAGTATGTATCAGTTTAATCATAACACTTATTATATGCGTTCAGTGAACAGCCTTATCTATGAAAACACATGGCGATCAAAATCGTACATTCTTATGATTATTCTGATCTGATTTTACAAGCCATAATTCTTCGTTCATTTGCTCCAGATTAAGTACCTTATTAAATTAAAACATGTCTACAGATGTGGAATTATGAAGCACTGGTAAGAGTATTACTACACTCTGCTCAGAATGCTGAACAGGAAGGCTTTGTACAGCGCATTGGACTTTATCTACTAAACTCGTTAGCTTGTCAAGTTGATGGAAGGCACAAACGTTTATTAGGAGAATTGGGTTGCGTGCCAACGATGTTGCGATTGATCGAATACAGACTTGAGGGCGGATTATTTGATGACGTTCTAGAAGTTGCTTGGTCTACAATGTGGAACATGACAGACGAAACTCCAATCAATTGTCAACGATTTTTGGTAGCACAAGGCATGCAGCTCTTCCTTGGATGCGTTGATGTACGTATCCCCGTCAAtagttaaaattttacattaaaaCTCTATTAGAGAGAAAAGTATTCTAACAACTTTATTACACAATGAAGTAAATGTtgcatattttaaatattcttgaaGGCTCCTGTAAGATTAATGTATTGCTCTGAAATCTTTCAGAAATATCCAAATAAAGAGGAGCTACTAAGAAATATGATGGGACTGTTGGGTAATGTAGCAGAAGTGGAAAATCTCCGACCTCAGCTCATGCAAGAAAGATTCATAGCTGTTTTTGCAGATTTATTGAGTTCCGATAGCGACGGCATCGAGGTATCCACCCAGTATGAATTTCGTATTCCTTTTTTGAATTAACAGCGTTCCTGATTTCACTCTAAAAGCATAGAGAAAGTGTGCTGGATACCAGTGTAAGCGGTGGGATTGAGTTATCATCCATAGAACGCCAGTGACGTCGACATACCCATACGCTCAGGTCAATCATTTATtggtttataaaatttacgtaTCTATAATTAAGCCATCTAGTCTCTCTTAAAAAGTATTAGATCGTGAATCAAAGCATAATACATGGCCCTTCTGAAATTTCAAGCCCATGATTATAAACATTTGTATATGGAAAATAATTCTCTGGAATGAAGAAGAGCTAGTTAGTGTGTGCTAAAAGAATGACAGAGCATTGACGGCAGACGTAACCTGTCCCATAGTTTCTAGGTATCCAGCACCCTTCATG
Proteins encoded:
- the LOC124405338 gene encoding protein zer-1 homolog isoform X1; the protein is MMAYPDALFNRKQYIGPESLADLCFRLICNNLDIISSKDERGYRTLRKGISLPSEICDKIIEFAHRNGTGDIDDYFLSIFRDTATRLKRVKIVNCSLSDESVLTITKHKLTELELSECKNLTELSIEHINANSDNLTSLAFRGDSIIVPSQLKSENDSGLNYRKRGYVFHAPNLKRLALWNADIAAYKYELLLAGLTNLTHLDLSNASHIGHVFYPNLVPNLVSLSLYNVKMNSHPEAFVTNISYLKNLRELDISQSHSKHGEFKNPNKILGDLVCGLPKLVSLDIGGTNLAGRGVAERPDKSIEYCSTLCDIPGLSFRVHTPLQFLGLYGTAHGACRRHDIPARVIAGEGNEEQILVAARVCMDNKRDLLRKVLNDLYHIFRYENCERMDQALQTVLEAMEKHPTEKHIQISGSATLFYIVKIQEENGLPVEMKRRIIGTLLAGMSAHRDEETMMRNGCLALCQFRIPHDVMWNYEALVRVLLHSAQNAEQEGFVQRIGLYLLNSLACQVDGRHKRLLGELGCVPTMLRLIEYRLEGGLFDDVLEVAWSTMWNMTDETPINCQRFLVAQGMQLFLGCVDKYPNKEELLRNMMGLLGNVAEVENLRPQLMQERFIAVFADLLSSDSDGIEVSYNAAGILAHMASDGEAAWVIEKPDRDFVLARMSVAIDRWNLCAARNINYRSFLPLLRLLDIYHTPECQHWAIWALANLTKVYPDKYCILVESEGGLKKLESLLQDIRPDSRIKELARSVIMHCRLACQPEQFQPSKLSSDDDFNAEAL
- the LOC124405338 gene encoding protein zer-1 homolog isoform X2, encoding MMAYPDALFNRKQYIGPESLADLCFRLICNNLDIISSKDERGYRTLRKGISLPSEICDKIIEFAHRNGTGDIDDYFLSIFRDTATRLKRVKIVNCSLSDESVLTITKHKLTELELSECKNLTELSIEHINANSDNLTSLAFRGDSIIVPSQLKSENDSGLNYRKRGYVFHAPNLKRLALWNADIAAYKYELLLAGLTNLTHLDLSNASHIGHVFYPNLVPNLVSLSLYNVKMNSHPEAFVTNISYLKNLRELDISQSHSKHGEFKNPNKILGDLVCGLPKLVSLDIGGTNLAGRGVAERPDKSIEYCSTLCDIPGLSFRVHTPLQFLGLYGTAHGACRRHDIPARVIAGEGNEEQILVAARVCMDNKRDLLRKVLNDLYHIFRYENCERMDQALQTVLEAMEKHPTEKHIQISGSATLFYIVKIQEENGLPVEMKRRIIGTLLAGMSAHRDEETMMRNGCLALCQFRIPHDVMWNYEALVRVLLHSAQNAEQEGFVQRIGLYLLNSLACQVDGRHKRLLGELGCVPTMLRLIEYRLEGGLFDDVLEVAWSTMWNMTDETPINCQRFLVAQGMQLFLGCVDKYPNKEELLRNMMGLLGNVAEVENLRPQLMQERFIAVFADLLSSDSDGIEVSTQCLTMLRVFWHIWHLTEKQPGSLKSLIETLY